The genomic stretch TCCACATTGGGACGGCCTCAAGGTACGTACCGTCGAGCTTGACCATTCTGTAGGTCCGCCGGCCACACCGCCCGTACACCAGAAGGCGCTGAAGTTCCGAGAGCGCGATAGATATGCCACCACGCGAGTCGGCTGGACGAGCTATGAAGAGGCGGCCGCCTGCGATGGAGAGGGTGGGTGGTCCCAGCGGACCGAACTTGCGAAGTTGGACCAGGCGAAATGTCGCCGGGATCGACGCGAGCGCCACGTACACGGCGGCAGACGCCAGCGAGAGCCTTCCGAGAAGCAGCAACACAGCGAGGACAACGAGCAGTGAGGCGGCGAGCGCTAGCTCAAGCCGAAGCGGTGGCGGCTGATAGATGCCGTCGGACGATTCAACAATGCGTTGTACGTGGAAGCTCATCGGATGAGGCCCTTGACGTTGCACATGAGCGGCAGCTTCGGACTTGCCGGAAGACGTCCGTTTGGTACTAACGCTCCAGCGGCCGATATTCACTACGGACCTGTTTGCCGTTCTTGAAGATGAGTACATCGTAGCCAGACGGACACGTCGGCGAGAAACCGCACGGCCCGGGCACCTCGGGTCCACGCTCGAACAGGAGTTCTCCAGAGAACCATTGCGCCTTGACGGGCGCGACCTGGCCTGGAAACAAGATCGACAGCGGAATCTCTTTGCCTGACCGGCAATTCGCAGCGCGCAGCGACACCAGGCGCAGTTCCTTGTCTGCAATTTGCCAGACCGCCGAGTAGCCGCGCCAGATTGCGCTGCACCGTTCCGACGGCAATTGAGACTCGATGCGTCGCCACAACGCGGGGTCGCCTTCCTGTGCCGCATCCAGCGGAGTGGAGTACGTATATTTGTTGACCCCGTCCATCACTACGAGGTCGGGACCCTGCTGGGTGGCGAAGGCTCCCTTCATTGCGATGGCAAGAAGAAGGCTAATAAGTACGCGCATTTTTGGGGGGCTGGGTGATCGGGAGTCATTGACGGCACCTGCCCAGCTGACAGCTGCCGGCATCAGCACCGCTGGGTGGCCAAAGATCGATAGTGCTCGCGCAACTGCGATGCGAATCATGTGCAAGAAAGGTGTGCGGAAAGGCGGCCCGATGGTAAGCGCTCCTCCCGAGGCTTGCGATGCGGCGAACGCCTGTTCACTGACGCGACCATCCCCTTTTGTCCTCGGAACGGCGGCGGCGACCCGGACCGGCATGTCCTTGCGCCCGCGGTGACGACGGGCAGGGCGGGTTGTTGGCGCACCTTGCATCGGCGCTGGCCGACCCATCCGGGCCGGGCGACGGCGACACCGGGGTGGGTGGTGTGGCGGCTGGATATTGCACTGCCTGAAAGCGAGCGCTCGCGGCGTGTGCGAGGCGCCCCGAGCGTGGCGATTGTTTGGGCGTGAACAAAACCACGAAGCCGGGCCGAGGCTGCCGCTCCACCCCCTGAATGCAGGCCGTCCGTGTACGAGCAAGGCACGCCACGAGAACCTACGACGTCGGTCGGCGGCACCGCGGTCAAACATGCGCGGGCATGTGGTGCAGGTCGACGAAGTGCGCCTCCTGCCCATCCCTCGATTCGAGGAGTGGCGCGGGGTGTTCTATCAGACAGTGCTGGTGGCCCGGCGCGACGGCTGAGGGCGACGCCCGGGCCGTCCCTCGCAGACAACGGACGCGCGCAGTCCTCTTGCCTCACAAGGCGCACTGAGGGTGGTGGCGGAACGAGATACGGCATTGGACCTAGGTCTCATATTCCGCTGCTGACCTGCGTGCCAAGATGACACATCGGCCTTGCCGCGGCGACCGTCGCGTCAACCCTGCTTCTTTTCAATTGTGGGAGGTCACCGACATGAGTCGACGGTCCTGGTACATCTTGGCCTTATCCACGATGCTAGTCTTCAATGCCAAGGCGCAGCAGCAGCAGTTTGTCCATCCGGCCCGAGGACAGACGCCGGCGCAGCAGAAGAGCGACGAGGCGGCCTGCCAAGGCTGGGCCATCGAGCAGAGTGGCTTCGATCCTGCGCGGCCGCCTCCAGCCGCTGCGGTCGCCCAGCAGCCGACGACTCCCACCGGAACGACCCCCGGTGCCGGCGCGCGCGGCGCGATGAGAGGCGCCGTGGTCGGCGAGATGGTCGGCGACGACGCCGGCGCCGGCGCGGCAGCGGGCGCTGTAGCGGCACGCGGGCAAAGCAGGCGACAGAACGCCGCATCGAACACCACTGGCGTGAGCCCCACCCAAACGACGCCCGGCGCCGGCGCGCGTGGCGCGGCGAGGGGCGCGGTGGTCGGCGAGATGGTTGGGGACGATGCCGGCGCCGGCGCGGCGGCGGGCGCTGTCGCAGCACGCGGACAAAGCAGGCGACAGAACACGGCCACCGCTCAAACGGATGCCCAGCAGCAAGCCGCCCTGCAACAGCAGCAGCAGTCGTTTGCAAAAGCCCGTGCCGCGTGCCTCGAAGGCAAGGGATACGCCGTCAAGTGACGCAAGGCCCGGCAGTCCCTCATGGCTGACGGCTGCCGATGCAGCTTGGACGAGCGGGCCTCAACGGCCCTGGGTCTCAGGTCATCGACGCTGCCCCTTGCGCTGATACACCGCCCCTCGTCGGCGCCTATCGTAAGAGGGGTTCCCGTTCTTAAAGCTCTACTGCCGGACCACCTTCGTTCAGCTGCCCGCGGTCCTGTCCCTCCCTGAACTGCCTTGGAGTAGCGATCATGCTGAAAGGACTTTCCGCCATCGTGACCGGGTCGACCAGCGGTATCGGGCTGGGCATCGCCGAGGCGCTGGCCCGCGACGGGGCGAAGGTCATGCTGAACGGCTTCGGCGAGGCCAGCCAGATCGAACGGCAACGCGCGCAACTGCAGGCCGAGACCGGCGTTCAGATCGCCTACTCGGCCGCCGACATGGCGCAGCCCGAGCAGATCCGACGTATGGTGGTCGAGGCCGAGCAGCTGTTCGGTGCGGTGGACATCCTGGTCAACAACGCCGGCATCCAGTTCATTGCGCCGGTCGAGGAGTTCCCGGACGAGAAGTGGGCTCAGATCCTGGCCATCAACCTGACCTCGAACTTCCATGCGATCAAGGCGGCACTGCCCGGCATGAAGCGCCGCAATCGCGGCCGCATCATCAACATCGCGTCGGCGCACGGCCTGATCGCCTCACCCTTCAAATCGGCCTATGTCGCCGCCAAGCACGGCACGCTGGGCCTGACGAAGACCGTCGCGCTCGAAGTGGCCGAGACCGGCATCACCTGCAACGCGATCTGCCCGGGCTATGTGCGCACGCCGCTGGTGGAGGGCCAGATCAAGGAGCAGGCGCGGGCGCACCGCATGTCGGAGCAGCAGGTGATTGAAGCCGTCATCCTCGCTTCGCAACCGAACAAGCGCTTTGTCTCGTTGCAGGAACTCGCCGACCTGGTGTTGTTCCTGTGCTCGGACAGCGCCATCTCGATCACCGGCGCAGCCCTTCCGATGGATGGAGGCTGGACCGCACGCTGACATTCCGTCGCGCGGGCATGTTTGCGCCCCTGCACCCATCACCAGCCGAGGGCACCTATGGGGAAAACCGTCAAGGCAGCCGATTTCATCGATCACGTCGCCGATGGCGCGACGCTGATGATCGGAGGTTTCATGGGCGTGGGCTCGCCGCGCCGCCTGATTGATGAGCTGGTCCGGCAAGGCAAGAAGGAGTTGACCGTGATCGCCAACGACAGCGCGCGCCCTGGCGTCGCGATCGGCAAGCTCATCTCGGCACGCCTGGTTCGTCGTCTCGTCGTCAGCCATATCGGCACCAACCCAGAGACACAGCGGCAGATGATGGACGGCGTGCTCGAGGTCGAACTGGTGCCGCAGGGCACGCTCGCCGAGCGGATCAGGGCCGGTGGCTACGGGCTGGGCGGTGTGCTGACGCCGACCGGCGTCGGCACCATCGTGGAGCAGGGCAAACGCACGCTCGAGATCGAGGGTCGGGTCTTCCTGCTCGAGATGCCGCTGCGGGCCCAGTACGCACTGGTGTGCGCACGAAGGGCCGATCACATCGGCAACCTCGTCTACGCCTTGACCGCCCGCAACCTCAACCCTCTGATGGCGATGGCCGCAGACACGGTGGTGGCAGAACCGCAAGAGATCGTCCCGGTCGGCGTGATCGCACCCGATGACGTCATGACCCCTGCCGTGCTCGTGGATCGTCTCGTCGCCCGGGAGCCCGTCCATGGATGAGAAAAGGCTGATCGCCGCACGTGTCGCGCTCGAACTGCGCCCCGGCTATCTCGTGAACCTGGGCATCGGTCTGCCGACGCTGGTGGCCTCGATGGTGCCGCCCGGGGCCCAGATCTTCTTCCAGTCCGAGAACGGCATCGTCGGCATGCAAGCCGTCACCGAAGAGGGCCTCGAGGCCGAAGATCTCACCGACGCGGGCGGCAATTCGATCAGCGCGTTGCCGGGCTCGGCAACCTTCGACAGCGCCATGTCGTTCGGCCTGATCCGTGGCGGGCATCTGGACGTCACCGTGCTCGGCGGCTTGCAGGTCGACAAGACCGGAAGACTGGCCAACTGGATGGTGCCCGGCAGCATGGTGCCGGGCATGGGAGGTGCGATGGATCTCGTCACGGGCGCCCGCCGTGTCATCGTGGCCATGACGCATACCGTCAAGGGCAAGCCGAAGATCGTCGAGCAGTGCACCTTGCCGCTGACCTCCGCCCGTTGCGTGGACCTCATCGTGACCGAGCTGGCGGTGATGGAGCCGACGGCGAGCGGCCTGGTCCTGAAGGAACTGGCGCCGGGTGTCGAGCTGGCCGCGGTTCAGAACGTGACCGGCACACGGTTGATCGTCTCGGAGCCGATAGCGCGGATGCCCGTCTAGGCCGTCAATGGGCTGGCCCGCCGCACCGAAGACCATTGCCACACCCTCGGACTCGGTGCAGGCGACAGGCGGGCGGACGGACGACGCTCAGGAGGAGCGCAGGCAGGGCCGCCTGCCCCCGACCACAGTGGCAGCGCCGAGTGGGCACGCCTACCGTGAGATGTCAGGCCGCAACGGCCGTTCTACAGGAGAACCTATGCTGTCCATGTCATCCTTCCTTACCTCGCTTGCAATGGGTGTGGTGTGCGTGTCGGCCGCGCCGCTGACCGTGAGCGCCGCGCCGTCCGACACCGGTCTCAAGGTCGTCGGCCTGCAGGCCAGCGTCACCGGGACGGTCTCTGCTGTGGAGGCAGAGCAGCGCACCGTCACCTTGAAGGGGCCGCAAGGCCAGGAACGAACCTTTGGTGTCGATGATTCGGTGGCGCTGGACCGTGTGAAGGTAGGCGACCTGATTCGCCTGGACTACCAGCGCGCCGTGGCCGTGGCCTTGCGCAAAGGTGGAGACGGCATCCGCGAACAGGTGGAAGCGGAAGCCGAGGCACGGACTCAGCAGGACGGCAAGCCCGGCCTGCAGGCCAACAAGCGCACGACGGTGGTGACCAACGTGCTGGCAGTCGATCAACACGAGCAAACGGTGCGGCTGCAAGGGCCGCAAGGCCGCGTGGCCGACTTCAGGGTGAAGGACAAGGCAACCCTGGCAGACGTGAAGGTGGGCGACCAGGTGGTGGCCGTGGTTCACGAAGCCGTGGCGGTGAGGATGAAAGCCGCGACGCAGCGGTGACCCGGCGGCTTGCCGGAGAGGCACTGCGGCCCCGGCATCCGCCGAGCGTCGGTCCAAAAGCGTAAGGGGCGACGCCGGCGCGATGGAGGACTGTGGGCGAACGGGCGGCGATCGGCGGTCGGGCTTGCGCCGTCCGCCTGATGTTGCATAGACTGCCGCAGCCCATCCTCCTCTCCCATCGCCGCATGCACGACCTGGATCACCGACTGCCGTCCTTCGAGGCCGCCTTGGCACAACTGCCTCCGGCGCCCGTCCACGGCGCCGAGTCCGACGAGCCGTTCTGGGACGCGGTCTCCGATCTCTACAAGACCTCGACCGCGCTCACCAACCTCGAAAACGGCTACTGGGGTGTGATGGCCGAGCCGGTCAAAGAGATGCTGGGCTACTGGATCGACCGCGTGAACTTCGAGAACACGCTGTGGCTGCGAGAGCGCTGGCCCGAGGTGCTCGAACGTCTGCGCCACACCGTGGCCAAGGCGCTCGGTTGCGAGCCGGGCGAGATCGTGCTGACCCGGGGCGCCACCGAAGCGATGCTGGCGCTGATCGGCGGCTACAACCGGCTGCAGCCCGGCGACACCGTGCTCT from Caldimonas brevitalea encodes the following:
- a CDS encoding 3-hydroxybutyrate dehydrogenase codes for the protein MLKGLSAIVTGSTSGIGLGIAEALARDGAKVMLNGFGEASQIERQRAQLQAETGVQIAYSAADMAQPEQIRRMVVEAEQLFGAVDILVNNAGIQFIAPVEEFPDEKWAQILAINLTSNFHAIKAALPGMKRRNRGRIINIASAHGLIASPFKSAYVAAKHGTLGLTKTVALEVAETGITCNAICPGYVRTPLVEGQIKEQARAHRMSEQQVIEAVILASQPNKRFVSLQELADLVLFLCSDSAISITGAALPMDGGWTAR
- a CDS encoding CoA transferase subunit A: MGKTVKAADFIDHVADGATLMIGGFMGVGSPRRLIDELVRQGKKELTVIANDSARPGVAIGKLISARLVRRLVVSHIGTNPETQRQMMDGVLEVELVPQGTLAERIRAGGYGLGGVLTPTGVGTIVEQGKRTLEIEGRVFLLEMPLRAQYALVCARRADHIGNLVYALTARNLNPLMAMAADTVVAEPQEIVPVGVIAPDDVMTPAVLVDRLVAREPVHG
- a CDS encoding 3-oxoacid CoA-transferase subunit B, with the protein product MDEKRLIAARVALELRPGYLVNLGIGLPTLVASMVPPGAQIFFQSENGIVGMQAVTEEGLEAEDLTDAGGNSISALPGSATFDSAMSFGLIRGGHLDVTVLGGLQVDKTGRLANWMVPGSMVPGMGGAMDLVTGARRVIVAMTHTVKGKPKIVEQCTLPLTSARCVDLIVTELAVMEPTASGLVLKELAPGVELAAVQNVTGTRLIVSEPIARMPV